The following coding sequences lie in one Miscanthus floridulus cultivar M001 chromosome 9, ASM1932011v1, whole genome shotgun sequence genomic window:
- the LOC136483542 gene encoding large ribosomal subunit protein uL3-like: protein MRRRRKEEEARMSHRKFEHPRHGSLGFLPRKRSSRHRGKVKSFPRDDPKKACHLTAFLGYKAGMTHIVREVEKPGSKLHKKETCEAVTIIETPPLVIVGLVAYVKTPRGLRTLNTVWAQHLSEEVRRRFYKNWCKSKKKAFTKYALKYDSDAGKKEIQLQLEKMKKYSSVVRVIVHTQIKKMKGLKQKKAHLMEIQVNGGTIADKVDYGYKFFEKEVPVDAVFQKDEMIDIIGVTKGKGYEGVVTRWGVTRLPRKTHRGLRKVACIGAWHPARVSYTVARAGQNGYHHRTEMNKKVYKIGKVGQESHDASTEFDRTEKDITPMGGFPHYGIVKGDYLMIKGCCVGPKKRVVTLRQSLLKQTSRLALEDIKLKFIDTSSKFGHGRFQTTDEKQRFYGKLKA, encoded by the exons ATGCGCCGCCGGC GTAAGGAGGAGGAGGCGAGGATGTCTCACCGCAAGTTCGAGCACCCGAGGCACGGCTCCCTCGGCTTCCTCCCCAGGAAGCGGTCCTCCCGCCACCGCGGCAAGG TGAAGTCATTCCCCAGGGATGACCCCAAGAAGGCTTGCCACCTCACTGCCTTCCTTGGCTACAAGGCTGGCATGACTCACATTGTGCGTGAGGTCGAGAAGCCTGGATCCA AACTCCACAAAAAGGAAACCTGTGAGGCTGTTACCATCATTGAAACCCCTCCTCTTGTCATTGTTGGGCTTGTGGCATATGTGAAGACTCCTCGTGGCCTCCGCACactcaacactgtttgggctcagCATCTTAGCGAAGAAGTGAGGAGAAGGTTCTACAAGAATTGGtgcaagagcaagaagaaggcttTCACCAAGTATGCTctcaagtatgacagtgatgCTGGCAAGAAAGAAATTCAGCTGCAGCTTGAgaagatgaagaaatattctTCTGTTGTCCGTGTCATTGTCCATACCCAG ATTAAGAAGATGAAGGGTTTGAAGCAGAAGAAGGCTCACCTCATGGAGATTCAGGTCAATGGTGGTACCATTGCTGACAAGGTGGACTATGGCTACAAGTTCTTTGAGAAGGAGGTCCCGGTTGATGCTGTCTTCCAGAAGGATGAGATGATTGACATTATTGGTGTGACCAAGGGTAAGGGTTATGAGGGTGTGGTCACTCGTTGGGGTGTCACCCGCCTTCCTCGCAAGACCCACAGGGGTCTGCGCAAGGTTGCTTGTATCGGTGCATGGCATCCGGCTAGGGTATCCTACACTGTTGCCCGTGCTGGTCAGAATGGGTACCACCACCGTACTGAGATGAACAAGAAGGTTTACAAGATTGGCAAGGTTGGACAAGAGTCCCATGATGCCTCCACAGAGTTTGACAG GACTGAGAAGGACATCACTCCCATGGGTGGCTTCCCCCACTATGGTATAGTGAAGGGCGACTACCTGATGATCAAGGGCTGCTGCGTGGGTCCGAAGAAGAGGGTGGTGACCCTCCGCCAGTCCCTTTTGAAGCAGACTTCTCGGCTGGCCCTGGAGGATATCAAGCTCAAGTTCATCGACACCTCATCCAAGTTTGGGCACGGTCGCTTCCAGACTACCGACGAGAAGCAGAGGTTCTATGGCAAGCTCAAGGCCTAA